The DNA region TAATTCAAATgtcaaatcacatttttaacacGACTTCATTTCTCCTGAAAATAACCATTGTAGTCCTTAAATGTTTGCTTGGTTCAGTCTAAAGCTTGCTTTAATTTGTTCTAGATCATTAGATGTGACATAACGGTTCCTTAGAAGTCGATCTGAGAGCAGTTTCCCCAGGAGGTGCAGAGAAACATGTTGCACGCCGTCAAAAATAATATCACTCCAGTTATAATCAATAaagctgtctgttttttttttacattctccacagctttttcattttgtttttctggtcTGTCTGACATAGAAATGGTCTCTCTCATAAATAACCTGTACAATGCATCTTTTGTTATACCTTTCTACAACAAACAAACCTATTCTCCTAATCATCTATATCTCAAACTCAGACTGAGTTTCTGTTGCATGTATATGCAGTTAAAGCCATTTGTAaaccatacattttaatttgtaaatgaatacaGTTTTAGTCTAGTGTCTGATCTAATTGTTTTGACAACACTGacagccacatagcaacaccttggtaACCATTGTAAGAGAGTATATTATAAGAAGCACAGACAGTAGCAACAAGtgtaaaaccactcagaacacctgcACAGTAACACTTTGGTAACCATCTAGAATATTACAAgaaacacatactgtagcaacacacacaaaaccgcTCAGAACACCTTGACAACCGCATAGTAAACTCTTGACAAccatatgtgtccctggaccacaaaaccagtcataagggtaaatttttacCTGGACCAATTTATAAGTAATATGGGTGATTTtttaataagctttccattgatgtatgaattattattaaatcttgaatctgagggttcaaaaaacaatcaaaatattgagaaaatcccctttaaagttgttcaaattaagtccttaacaatgcatattactaatcaaaaattaagttttgatatatttacaaaatatcttcatggaacatgatctttacttaatatcctaatgatttttggcataaaagaaaaatcgataattttgacccatacaatgtatttttggctattgctacaaatataccccagcgacttaagactgcttttgtgctccagggagaCATATAGAATATTACAACTAACACATActgtagaaacacatttaaaaccactcagaaaaccTTGGCAACCAGCCAGAAAATTATAACCAAAACGTACTAtagcaacacatttaaaaacactcttgataactgcttagcaacaccttggcaaccatacAGAATATTATAACAAAGACACTGTAGAAATACacttcagaacaccttagaaactgcatagcaacaccttggtaaccacccagaacattttAGCGaccacatactgtagcaacacactcaaaaccactcagaacaccttgaccactccatagcaacaccttggcaaccatgcGGAATATTATAACAAAACACACTGTAGCAGTACActaaaaaccattcagaacaccttgaCCActccatagcaacaccttggcaaccatgtggaatattaataacaaaacacactGTAGCAGTACAttaaaaaccattcagaacaccttgaCCActccatagcaacaccttggcaaccatgtGGAATATTGATAACAAAACACACTGTAGCAGTACAttaaaaaccattcagaacaccttgaCCActccatagcaacaccttggcaaccatgtggaatattaataacaaaacacactGTAGCAGTACActaaaaaccattcagaacactttGACCActccatagcaacaccttggcaaccatgtGGAATATTGATAACAAAACACACTGTAGCAGTACAttaaaaaccattcagaacaccttgaCCActccatagcaacaccttggcaaccatgtggaatattaataacaaaacacactGTAGCAGTACActaaaaaccattcagaacaccttgaCCActccatagcaacaccttggcaaccatgcggaatattataacaaaaaaagcccattttaaaacgaaaacacactagtgtaaacggggccttagTAATCATCCAGAATATTATAAGAAACACATACTGTAGTAACACGCTAAAAACCACTCCttgacaaccacatagcaacaccttggcaaccatacagaatattttaacaaaaatgtacagtagcaacacactaaaaaaacacTTGGGAACCACATAGCATCAGCTTAGTAACCACACAGAATATGTTAGCAACCACTTACTATAGCAACAAGCTAAAAACCAACTAGGCCACCTCTGAAGTCACTTTGGTAACCACTCAGAGCAACTGATTCAAATCGGTTTGTATTAGCCACAGTGCACTAAAAGAAATGTTGTGATTATGTTGTAGATATGCCAGTCTGTATTTTTGCTGTGCCATTGAGGACCAGGATAACGAACTTATCACACTGGAGATCATCCACCGCTACGTCGAGCTGCTCGACAAATACTTCGGCAGCGTAAGTCACGCGGCAGAAAATAAATCGCCGTTACTAGTTGCATCCAAAAACAATGGCGATTGCAGATTACAGTGATTGATCTTCTCAAACTCAGGTATGCGAGCTGGATATCATCTTTAATTTCGAGAAGGCGTATTTCATCCTGGACGAGTTCCTGCTGGGAGGCGAGGCTCAGGAGACATCGAAGAAGAATGTCCTAAAAGCCATCGAGCAGGCGGATCTGCTGCAGGAGGTGAGGCACATGTGCTTCCTTAAAGCATTTCGGGGACAAAAACACTTTGCTGAGCAAGATAGTTGAAGTTAATTAGTCAGCTGGCTTGTTTATATCTAGCTTCTATAGAATAATAACACATCAggtttaatgagtctcttgcccTCTTGAATTCTGAGGTTTATTACCACCACAGCAAAGCAACAGGGCTGTTAGTGTACATCATCGTGTTTTTGGCCTCTCTCTTTGAATTGAATAGTAGAAATCCCTCAGGAGCTGCAGGTTCACAATGACTCATTGGTTAtcagcgcgcacacacacacacacacacacatgctgctcttgtgtgtgtgtgtgttacccagCCGGCCCGGCGcttgcaaaacaaaacattccTTTGTTCGTTACAGTGTAGAGGAACTGAGCTTTCAAACACAATCTTTTCATCTCTGTGTATTTGTGGAGTCTTACAGACACGCAGATCTGCAGGATATCTGTCCTGACGCTGGGTTTTCAGATTGAAGCTGAAGTGTGTCTTAAGTTTACAGCATTTTCTCAGATTCCATTTGAATGTGCAGAGTTGCTATAAGTCTAATCTGAAGTCCAAACGACTGCCTAGAAACACTTTTGCCATCCCCCAGatccctagcaaccgcatagcaacaccataggaTCCACTCAGAGCACTCTATCAGTCACCTTAGAACTGCAGAGATACATCCTGGCAACCATCCAGGACACTGTAGCAACACAAAAAAGACTCGGGGTACCTTGGCAGCCACatagaaatgccctagcaaccagtctgggaaccatccagaacaccttgacaaccacatAGCATTGACACAGCAACCACTCAGAGCACTCTAACAGTTGCCTCAGAACCagatagcaacaccctagcaaccatccagaacactgtatcaaccgcatagcaacacacttaaaaaatataGCAACCACATTCTAtggcaacacactaaaaacctcTCTGATCTCCATGGTAACCACAAAGCAATGCCACAGGAACCATTAAGAAAACTCTAAAAATCACTTGTGAACTGGAAAgcatcaccatagcaaccattaaTTATAGCAACAACATACTCAAAACAGTCTAAACACCTTGCCAATCGCATAGCAACAACCTCAAAACCACTTATAATActgtagcaactgcatagca from Cyprinus carpio isolate SPL01 chromosome B23, ASM1834038v1, whole genome shotgun sequence includes:
- the LOC109061129 gene encoding AP-1 complex subunit sigma-2 isoform X5, giving the protein MQFMLLFSRQGKLRLQKWYVPLCDKEKKKITRELVQTVLARKPKMCSFLEWRDLKIVYKRYASLYFCCAIEDQDNELITLEIIHRYVELLDKYFGSVCELDIIFNFEKAYFILDEFLLGGEAQETSKKNVLKAIEQADLLQEPRHEYFNVPVY
- the LOC109061129 gene encoding AP-1 complex subunit sigma-2 isoform X3 → MQFMLLFSRQGKLRLQKWYVPLCDKEKKKITRELVQTVLARKPKMCSFLEWRDLKIVYKRYASLYFCCAIEDQDNELITLEIIHRYVELLDKYFGSVCELDIIFNFEKAYFILDEFLLGGEAQETSKKNVLKAIEQADLLQESQTEDWGGLANEEIL
- the LOC109061129 gene encoding AP-1 complex subunit sigma-2 isoform X2 — encoded protein: MQFMLLFSRQGKLRLQKWYVPLCDKEKKKITRELVQTVLARKPKMCSFLEWRDLKIVYKRYASLYFCCAIEDQDNELITLEIIHRYVELLDKYFGSVCELDIIFNFEKAYFILDEFLLGGEAQETSKKNVLKAIEQADLLQEDAKEAETPRSVLEEIGLT
- the LOC109061129 gene encoding AP-1 complex subunit sigma-2 isoform X4 — encoded protein: MQFMLLFSRQGKLRLQKWYVPLCDKEKKKITRELVQTVLARKPKMCSFLEWRDLKIVYKRYASLYFCCAIEDQDNELITLEIIHRYVELLDKYFGSVCELDIIFNFEKAYFILDEFLLGGEAQETSKKNVLKAIEQADLLQENLDFQICLLPAPT